The following are from one region of the Erwinia billingiae Eb661 genome:
- the hpxK gene encoding allantoate amidohydrolase, which yields MSDGLMNAASAAQAAARVMARCDRLAEISETPGMLTRVYLSPEHMQANALVGEWMREAGMRVWQDSVGNICGRYEGLETGAQALLLGSHLDTVRNAGRYDGMLGVLTAIETVQALHQQQQRLPLAIEIVGFGDEEGTRFGITLLGSRGITGTWPESWVTHPDGNSITVAQAMADIGLDGEQIQQAARDVSEIVAYLELHIEQGPCLEQEDLALGVVTAINGARRLNCQFVGEAGHAGTVPMSHRKDALAAAAEWMVFIEQTTPKHSPQLVATVGTLQCSPGAVNVIPGDVALTLDVRGPEDLPLAELLSDLLTQAEAIALRRGLTFSAEEYYHIPATRCDDGLQAALSRAVSGVQGRSISLPSGAGHDAIAIAERWPVGMLFVRNDRGISHHPAEAVMEKDVAQAIQAYTRVVFDVASGGVK from the coding sequence ATGAGCGACGGCCTGATGAATGCCGCCAGTGCGGCGCAGGCGGCCGCCCGGGTGATGGCGCGTTGCGATCGGCTGGCGGAGATCAGCGAAACGCCCGGCATGCTGACGCGCGTTTACCTGTCACCCGAGCATATGCAGGCCAATGCGCTGGTGGGCGAGTGGATGCGCGAAGCCGGGATGCGCGTCTGGCAGGATAGCGTCGGCAATATCTGCGGACGCTACGAAGGGCTGGAAACCGGCGCGCAGGCGCTGCTGCTGGGATCGCACCTCGATACCGTACGCAATGCGGGCCGCTATGACGGCATGCTGGGCGTCCTGACCGCCATCGAAACCGTGCAGGCGCTGCATCAACAGCAGCAACGTCTGCCGCTGGCGATTGAAATCGTCGGCTTTGGCGATGAAGAAGGCACCCGTTTCGGCATCACCCTGCTCGGCAGCCGTGGCATTACCGGCACCTGGCCGGAAAGCTGGGTCACCCATCCGGATGGCAACAGCATTACCGTCGCCCAGGCGATGGCCGATATCGGGCTGGACGGTGAACAAATCCAGCAGGCGGCCCGCGATGTCAGCGAGATTGTCGCCTATCTGGAACTGCATATTGAACAGGGACCCTGTCTGGAGCAGGAAGACCTGGCGCTGGGCGTGGTCACGGCGATCAACGGTGCCCGGCGTCTGAACTGCCAGTTTGTCGGCGAAGCCGGTCATGCCGGCACGGTGCCGATGTCGCACCGCAAAGACGCGCTGGCGGCGGCGGCCGAATGGATGGTGTTTATCGAGCAGACCACGCCGAAACACAGCCCTCAGCTGGTGGCGACGGTGGGCACGCTTCAGTGTTCACCTGGCGCGGTAAACGTGATTCCGGGCGACGTTGCCCTGACGCTGGATGTGCGTGGGCCGGAAGATCTGCCGCTGGCGGAACTGCTGTCCGATCTGCTGACCCAGGCTGAAGCCATTGCGCTGCGCCGTGGGCTGACCTTCAGCGCCGAAGAGTATTATCATATCCCGGCGACGCGCTGTGATGATGGCCTGCAGGCGGCGTTAAGCCGCGCCGTTTCGGGCGTGCAGGGCCGTAGCATCTCATTACCGAGCGGCGCAGGGCACGACGCCATCGCCATTGCCGAGCGCTGGCCGGTGGGCATGCTGTTCGTCCGTAACGATCGCGGCATCAGCCATCATCCCGCCGAAGCGGTGATGGAAAAGGATGTGGCGCAGGCGATTCAGGCGTATACCCGGGTGGTGTTTGACGTGGCGTCGGGAGGCGTGAAATGA
- a CDS encoding pyridoxal-phosphate-dependent aminotransferase family protein, translated as MDITKYPQINPPQRLLMGPGPINADPRVLRAMSSQLLGQYDPAMTHYMNEVMELYRGVFRTENKWTLLIDGTSRAGIEAILLSAIRPGDKVLVPVFGRFGHLLCEIARRCRAEVHTIEVPWGEVFTPDQIEDAIKKVKPRLLLTVQGDTSTTMLQPLEELGAICKKYGVLFYTDATASFAGNALETDAWGLDAVSAGMQKCLGGPSGTSPVTLSAEMEAAIRKRKCVEEGIRTAAHQDGDDEMIYSNYFDLGMIMDYWGPERLNHHTEATSALFGARECARLILQEGLDNGIARHKLHGDAMLKGIQGMGLATFGNLKHKMNNVLGVVIPEGINGDQARKLMLEDFGIEIGTSFGPLHGKVWRIGTMGYNARKDCVMQTLSALESVLTHLGYKTPQGAAMQSAWDHYANGSN; from the coding sequence ATGGATATCACCAAATACCCACAGATTAACCCGCCACAACGCCTGTTGATGGGGCCGGGACCAATCAATGCCGATCCGCGCGTGCTGCGCGCGATGTCCAGCCAGCTGCTGGGACAGTACGATCCGGCGATGACCCATTACATGAATGAAGTGATGGAACTGTATCGCGGCGTGTTTCGTACCGAAAACAAATGGACCCTGCTGATCGACGGCACCTCACGGGCCGGGATCGAAGCGATCCTGCTGTCGGCAATCCGCCCTGGCGATAAGGTGCTGGTGCCGGTGTTTGGCCGCTTTGGCCATCTGCTGTGTGAGATCGCCCGTCGCTGCCGGGCAGAAGTGCACACCATTGAAGTGCCATGGGGTGAAGTCTTCACGCCGGATCAGATCGAAGACGCGATCAAAAAAGTGAAACCGCGCCTGCTGCTGACCGTGCAGGGCGATACCTCGACCACCATGCTGCAACCGCTGGAAGAGCTGGGCGCGATCTGTAAAAAATACGGCGTGCTGTTCTACACCGATGCCACGGCGTCGTTTGCCGGTAACGCGCTGGAAACCGATGCCTGGGGACTGGATGCGGTCTCTGCGGGCATGCAGAAGTGTCTTGGCGGCCCTTCGGGCACCTCGCCAGTGACCTTAAGCGCGGAGATGGAAGCGGCGATCCGCAAGCGCAAATGCGTTGAGGAAGGCATTCGTACCGCGGCCCATCAGGACGGCGATGACGAGATGATCTACTCAAACTATTTCGATCTTGGGATGATCATGGATTACTGGGGACCGGAGCGGTTAAACCACCACACCGAAGCCACCAGCGCGCTGTTCGGTGCGCGTGAGTGCGCGCGTCTGATCCTGCAGGAAGGCCTCGATAACGGCATCGCCCGCCACAAGCTGCATGGCGATGCGATGCTGAAAGGCATTCAGGGGATGGGCCTCGCCACCTTCGGCAACCTGAAACACAAAATGAACAACGTGCTGGGCGTGGTGATCCCGGAAGGTATCAACGGCGACCAGGCGCGTAAGCTGATGCTGGAAGACTTCGGCATCGAGATCGGCACCTCGTTTGGTCCGCTGCACGGCAAAGTCTGGCGCATTGGCACCATGGGCTACAACGCGCGTAAAGACTGCGTGATGCAAACCCTCAGCGCGCTGGAGTCGGTACTGACGCATCTGGGCTACAAAACCCCGCAGGGCGCGGCGATGCAGTCCGCCTGGGATCATTACGCCAACGGGAGCAACTGA
- a CDS encoding gamma-glutamyltransferase family protein — MIQSNIAPLGMAVAPHHLASESALAVLREGGNAIEAMVAAAATIAVVYPHMNGLGGDGFWLIVPPKGDPIAIDASGAAGSLADRAFYEGLASIPHRGPKAALTVAGTVSGWAEALTISAEFGGTPTPVARLLADAIRYAADGIPVTQSQSAATESKYHELAKQPGFAHTYLPDGEVPKAGSRFTQPELANTLSLLTEDGLESFYRGPLANKLASEMSRLGMPVTLEDLNNHRAKRRVPLRIQHEYGEVYNMTPPTQGLVSLAILGITDRLNMAEADEAQTVHRIVEATKLAFSLRDRYITDPLHMREEMQALLDSDVLATLANQVDEQKAAPWGTGKGPGDTVWMGVMDSSGMAVSFIQSIYHEFGSGVVLPDTGITWQNRGAAFSLDPDHLLTLVPGKQPFHTLNPAAARLNDGRTMVYGSMGGDGQPQTQAAIFTRHVVQGMPLQQCISAPRWLLGRTWGQASDSLKLESRFSEHTFAQLRALGHDVEALPDYSEAVGHAGAIVRHTNGMLEGACDPRSNGSAAGF; from the coding sequence ATGATTCAGAGTAATATCGCCCCGCTGGGCATGGCCGTGGCACCGCACCATCTGGCAAGTGAAAGCGCGCTGGCCGTCTTACGCGAAGGCGGCAATGCCATTGAAGCGATGGTGGCCGCCGCCGCGACTATTGCCGTGGTCTACCCGCACATGAATGGATTGGGCGGAGACGGCTTCTGGTTGATCGTACCGCCAAAGGGTGACCCGATTGCCATCGACGCCAGCGGCGCTGCCGGTTCACTCGCCGATCGCGCCTTCTACGAGGGCCTCGCGTCGATTCCGCATCGTGGCCCTAAAGCGGCGCTGACCGTGGCCGGCACCGTCAGCGGTTGGGCTGAAGCGTTAACGATTTCAGCCGAGTTTGGCGGCACGCCCACCCCGGTTGCGCGGTTACTGGCCGATGCCATCCGTTATGCTGCCGATGGCATTCCCGTCACCCAGTCACAGTCTGCCGCCACCGAAAGCAAATACCATGAGCTGGCGAAGCAGCCTGGCTTCGCTCACACCTACCTGCCGGATGGCGAAGTGCCGAAAGCGGGCAGCCGCTTCACCCAGCCGGAGCTGGCGAATACCCTCAGCCTGCTGACGGAAGACGGGCTGGAGAGTTTTTATCGCGGTCCGCTGGCCAATAAGCTGGCCAGCGAGATGTCGCGCCTGGGAATGCCGGTCACGCTGGAAGACCTGAATAATCACCGCGCTAAGCGCCGGGTGCCGCTGCGTATTCAGCATGAGTATGGCGAGGTCTACAATATGACGCCGCCAACCCAGGGGCTGGTGTCTCTGGCAATCCTCGGCATTACCGACCGCTTGAATATGGCGGAAGCCGATGAAGCCCAGACCGTGCACCGCATTGTCGAAGCGACCAAACTCGCCTTCAGCCTGCGCGATCGCTACATCACCGACCCGCTGCATATGCGCGAAGAGATGCAGGCGCTGCTGGATTCCGACGTGCTGGCCACCCTGGCGAACCAGGTCGATGAGCAGAAAGCCGCGCCCTGGGGAACGGGCAAAGGTCCGGGCGACACCGTGTGGATGGGCGTGATGGACAGCAGCGGCATGGCCGTGTCATTTATACAGAGCATTTATCACGAGTTTGGCAGCGGCGTGGTGCTGCCCGACACCGGCATTACCTGGCAGAACCGCGGCGCGGCATTCAGCCTCGATCCTGACCATCTGTTAACGCTGGTGCCCGGCAAACAGCCGTTCCATACGCTGAATCCTGCCGCCGCGCGCCTGAATGATGGCCGCACCATGGTGTATGGGTCGATGGGCGGAGATGGACAGCCGCAAACGCAGGCCGCCATTTTCACCCGTCACGTGGTTCAGGGGATGCCGCTTCAGCAGTGCATCAGCGCGCCGCGCTGGCTGCTCGGCCGCACCTGGGGCCAGGCCTCCGATTCACTGAAGCTGGAAAGCCGTTTTTCTGAACACACCTTTGCACAACTTCGCGCATTGGGTCACGACGTTGAAGCCCTGCCCGATTACAGCGAGGCCGTTGGTCACGCCGGCGCCATCGTCCGTCATACCAACGGCATGTTGGAAGGGGCATGTGACCCAAGAAGCAACGGCAGCGCTGCCGGTTTTTAA
- the hpxU gene encoding MurR/RpiR family transcriptional regulator HpxU, protein MKQLDERLRSHYPQLSPQEQRVGDFVFDHFDDLISYNSAELARLSGVSKATVSRLFKRLGYEKYKDMRDELRTLRQSGMPLTDNRDAVQGNTLLARHYKQEMANLTQWVNEVDTAQFGEVVQHLANSKRVFVVGLRNAYPVALHFRQQLLQARGGIQVLPQPGQTLSEELVEVTQEDMVVVLAFRRRPRIIKPLLQQLQHDGIPTLVICEPQAQAIIALARWQLCAPLDSVSAFDSYASANSLINLLANAVLHELLTEGRQRIHQIADLYSHLDELEQR, encoded by the coding sequence ATGAAGCAGCTCGATGAACGTCTCAGAAGTCACTATCCGCAGCTCTCGCCGCAGGAGCAACGGGTAGGGGATTTTGTTTTCGATCACTTTGATGATTTGATCAGCTACAACAGCGCCGAGCTGGCCCGCCTGAGCGGCGTATCCAAGGCGACGGTCAGCCGCCTGTTCAAGCGCTTAGGCTATGAAAAATATAAGGATATGCGCGATGAACTGCGCACGCTGCGTCAAAGCGGGATGCCGTTAACCGACAACCGTGACGCCGTGCAGGGCAACACGCTGCTGGCCCGCCACTACAAGCAGGAGATGGCCAACCTCACCCAGTGGGTTAACGAGGTGGATACCGCTCAGTTTGGTGAAGTGGTTCAGCATCTGGCCAACAGCAAGCGCGTATTTGTCGTCGGGCTGCGTAACGCCTATCCGGTGGCGCTGCACTTCCGCCAGCAGTTACTGCAGGCGCGGGGCGGCATTCAGGTGCTGCCGCAGCCAGGCCAGACGCTGTCTGAAGAGCTGGTGGAAGTGACGCAGGAGGATATGGTGGTGGTGCTGGCCTTCCGTCGCCGTCCCCGTATTATCAAGCCGTTACTGCAACAGCTGCAGCATGATGGCATCCCCACGCTGGTGATCTGTGAACCGCAGGCGCAGGCCATTATTGCGCTGGCCCGCTGGCAGCTTTGTGCTCCGCTGGACAGCGTCTCCGCCTTTGACAGCTACGCCTCGGCCAACAGCTTAATCAACCTGCTGGCCAATGCCGTGCTGCATGAACTTTTAACCGAAGGACGCCAGCGCATTCATCAAATCGCCGACCTTTACAGTCATCTGGACGAGCTGGAACAGCGCTAA
- a CDS encoding amino acid ABC transporter ATP-binding protein yields the protein MPLITINQVQKYYGENHVLKGVDLDIDMGQVISIIGRSGSGKSTLLRCMNGLEGYQEGSIKLGGMTITNRDSQAREISSSIGMVFQNFNLFPHMTALENVMLAPRRVLKKSEAECRALAAQMLEKVGLGDRMDYFPANLSGGQQQRVAIARALAMTPKVLLCDEITSALDPELVGEVLKVLEQLAKEGMTLILVTHEMNFAREVGDRVVFMHQGRVWEQGDSKSLFANPQTQELKQFISSVRGLS from the coding sequence ATGCCGCTCATCACCATTAATCAGGTGCAGAAATATTATGGCGAGAACCACGTGCTGAAAGGCGTGGATCTCGATATCGATATGGGGCAAGTGATCTCCATTATCGGCCGCAGCGGCTCGGGAAAAAGTACCTTGCTGCGCTGTATGAACGGACTGGAAGGCTATCAGGAAGGCAGCATCAAGCTGGGTGGCATGACCATCACCAACCGCGATTCACAGGCGCGTGAAATCAGCAGTTCAATCGGCATGGTGTTCCAGAACTTCAACCTGTTCCCGCATATGACCGCGCTGGAAAACGTGATGCTGGCCCCGCGCCGCGTATTGAAAAAGAGCGAAGCGGAATGCCGCGCGCTGGCCGCCCAGATGCTGGAAAAAGTCGGCCTGGGCGACCGTATGGATTACTTCCCGGCCAACCTGTCCGGCGGACAGCAGCAGCGCGTGGCGATTGCCCGTGCGCTGGCCATGACGCCAAAAGTGCTGCTGTGTGATGAAATTACCTCGGCGCTGGATCCGGAGCTGGTGGGCGAAGTGCTGAAGGTGCTGGAGCAGTTAGCCAAAGAAGGCATGACCTTAATCCTGGTGACCCACGAAATGAACTTTGCCCGTGAAGTGGGCGACCGCGTGGTGTTTATGCATCAGGGGCGGGTCTGGGAGCAGGGCGACAGCAAAAGCCTGTTCGCCAATCCGCAGACGCAGGAACTTAAACAATTTATCTCCTCGGTGCGTGGCTTAAGTTAA
- the uraD gene encoding 2-oxo-4-hydroxy-4-carboxy-5-ureidoimidazoline decarboxylase, with product MSLEQFNQAPAADAKQQIAHCVAIADWSEALVAARPFASLASLLTTANALAGEWDAQALNQALSAHPRIGEKAQGTGKEATLSRGEQSSVNADDLALKQALQAGNAAYEEQFGRVFLIRAKGRSGEEMLSELVRRLANDPQQEQQEALQQLREITLLRLKETFA from the coding sequence ATGAGCCTTGAACAGTTTAATCAGGCCCCGGCGGCGGACGCGAAGCAGCAGATTGCGCACTGCGTTGCGATTGCCGACTGGTCTGAGGCACTGGTGGCCGCCAGACCATTTGCGTCACTGGCATCGCTGCTGACCACCGCTAATGCACTGGCCGGAGAGTGGGACGCGCAGGCGCTCAACCAGGCGCTGTCCGCCCATCCCCGCATTGGTGAAAAAGCGCAGGGAACAGGCAAAGAAGCCACGCTTTCCCGTGGCGAGCAGTCGAGCGTTAACGCAGACGATCTGGCGCTTAAACAGGCCCTTCAGGCGGGCAATGCCGCCTACGAAGAACAATTTGGCCGGGTCTTTTTGATCCGTGCGAAAGGCCGCAGCGGCGAAGAGATGCTCTCAGAGCTGGTCCGGCGGCTGGCGAACGATCCGCAGCAGGAGCAGCAGGAAGCCCTGCAGCAACTGCGTGAAATTACGCTGCTGCGTTTGAAGGAGACTTTTGCATGA
- a CDS encoding amino acid ABC transporter permease, with translation MNTFTDWDILRNLLLAARWTILLSLTAFFGGTVVALPLVMVRLTRRRWPNRLIRGYIELFQGTPLLMQLFLAFFGVALFGIDVSPWTAASLALTFYTSAFLVDIWHGSILALPKGQWEASRCLGLNFGQTLFRVVLPQALRIGIAPTVGFAVQVIKGTALASIIGFIELTKAGTILNNVTYQPFKVFGLVALGYFLMCYPLSRYSQYLEKKFNAAHHH, from the coding sequence ATGAATACCTTTACCGATTGGGACATTCTGCGCAATTTGCTGCTGGCTGCCCGCTGGACGATTTTACTGTCGCTGACCGCGTTCTTTGGCGGCACGGTGGTCGCGCTGCCGCTGGTGATGGTGCGATTAACCCGCCGCCGCTGGCCGAACCGCCTGATCCGCGGCTACATCGAACTGTTTCAGGGCACGCCGCTGCTGATGCAGCTGTTCCTGGCGTTCTTTGGCGTGGCGTTATTTGGCATTGATGTGTCTCCGTGGACGGCGGCCTCGCTGGCGTTAACCTTTTACACCAGCGCGTTTCTGGTGGATATCTGGCACGGCAGCATTCTGGCGCTGCCAAAAGGGCAATGGGAAGCCTCACGCTGTCTGGGCCTGAACTTCGGTCAGACCTTATTTCGCGTGGTATTACCGCAGGCGTTGCGGATTGGCATTGCGCCCACCGTCGGCTTTGCCGTTCAGGTGATCAAAGGCACCGCGCTGGCCTCGATTATCGGTTTTATCGAGCTGACCAAAGCCGGCACCATCCTGAATAACGTCACCTATCAACCGTTCAAAGTTTTCGGGCTGGTAGCGCTGGGCTACTTCCTGATGTGTTATCCGCTGTCCCGTTACAGCCAGTACCTGGAGAAGAAATTCAATGCCGCTCATCACCATTAA
- the uraH gene encoding hydroxyisourate hydrolase: protein MNTITTHVLDTAVGKPATGVSISLEQHGSNGWQPVSKGSTDADGRIKDLTPQGLGAGQYRLVADLASFFAASGRETLYASAQIDFVLPEQGGHYHLPFLISPWSWSTYRGS from the coding sequence ATGAACACCATTACCACGCATGTGCTGGACACCGCCGTAGGCAAACCGGCCACCGGCGTGTCGATTTCACTGGAGCAGCACGGCAGCAACGGCTGGCAGCCGGTCAGCAAAGGCAGTACCGATGCTGACGGCCGTATCAAGGATTTAACCCCGCAAGGTCTGGGCGCGGGCCAGTATCGGCTGGTGGCCGACCTCGCCAGCTTCTTTGCCGCCAGCGGGCGCGAAACGCTGTATGCCAGCGCGCAAATTGACTTCGTATTGCCCGAACAGGGCGGGCATTACCATCTGCCTTTCCTGATTTCACCCTGGTCGTGGTCCACTTACCGCGGTAGCTGA
- the hpxX gene encoding oxalurate catabolism protein HpxX, which yields MKQTSPDWAAYVAQMEQVLGVPLDEQRRAELLVQFTRIAGMAAPLMAFPLDDRLEVAGVYKA from the coding sequence ATGAAGCAAACTTCGCCCGACTGGGCAGCCTACGTGGCACAAATGGAACAGGTTCTGGGCGTGCCGCTGGACGAGCAGCGACGTGCCGAACTGTTAGTGCAGTTTACCCGCATCGCCGGAATGGCCGCCCCGTTGATGGCGTTCCCGCTGGATGACCGTCTGGAAGTGGCAGGAGTGTATAAAGCATGA
- a CDS encoding AtzE family amidohydrolase, with translation MNPASLSITDIQGALAKGELSAREIAQQTLSHIEAANPAINAWTEVTQDRMLNEADRVDRLRKEGRALPPLAAVPYAVKNLFDVAGHATLAGASLFSDRQPAKQDGFAVNKLSESGALLSGMLNMDAYAYGFTTENTHYGATKNPRDLQRIAGGSSGGSAAAVAAGLVNFSLGTDTNGSIRVPASLCGIFGLKPTFGRLSRSGSHPFVASLDHIGPFARSVEDLAVVYDVLQGRDVQDSFQAEKAIHPAHRLLEHGLAGLRCGVLGGYFQTWCSEDARAAVAIAANALNAQDEVLFPEAELARTAAFIITASEGGNHYLPALRTQPERFEPLSRERLLAGAMIPSAWYVQAQRFRHHFKQQILPLFEQFDVLIAPATPSTATLIGQETMHINGTDLPIRASMGMLTQPISFLGLPVTTVPLQTQGGLPIGLQLIAAPFKEEACLRAAWALEKMGIAQAAPVNVSAN, from the coding sequence ATGAATCCGGCCTCATTATCCATTACCGACATTCAGGGCGCGCTGGCGAAAGGCGAGCTCAGCGCCCGCGAAATCGCGCAGCAGACGCTGAGTCATATTGAAGCCGCCAACCCGGCGATAAATGCCTGGACGGAAGTGACGCAGGATCGCATGCTGAACGAAGCCGATCGGGTCGATCGTCTGCGTAAAGAAGGCCGTGCGCTGCCGCCGCTGGCCGCGGTGCCGTATGCGGTGAAAAATCTGTTTGATGTTGCCGGGCACGCCACCCTCGCCGGTGCCAGCCTGTTCAGCGATCGTCAGCCGGCAAAACAGGATGGCTTTGCGGTGAATAAACTGAGCGAATCGGGCGCCCTGCTCTCCGGCATGCTGAATATGGACGCCTATGCCTACGGTTTCACCACCGAGAACACCCATTATGGCGCGACCAAAAACCCCCGCGATCTGCAGCGGATCGCGGGCGGATCGTCCGGCGGTTCCGCTGCCGCCGTTGCGGCAGGTCTGGTTAACTTTTCGCTGGGCACCGACACCAACGGTTCGATCCGCGTACCGGCTTCGCTGTGTGGCATTTTTGGCCTGAAACCGACCTTCGGTCGCCTGTCCCGCAGCGGCAGCCATCCGTTTGTCGCCAGTCTGGATCACATCGGTCCGTTTGCCCGTTCGGTGGAAGACCTGGCGGTCGTCTACGACGTGCTGCAGGGACGCGATGTGCAGGACAGCTTCCAGGCGGAGAAAGCCATTCATCCCGCCCATCGCCTGCTTGAGCATGGCCTTGCAGGCCTGCGCTGCGGCGTGCTGGGCGGCTATTTCCAGACCTGGTGCAGTGAAGACGCCCGCGCAGCGGTCGCAATTGCGGCTAACGCATTGAACGCGCAGGATGAAGTGCTGTTCCCGGAAGCGGAGCTGGCGCGCACTGCCGCGTTTATCATTACCGCCTCTGAGGGCGGCAACCACTATCTCCCGGCGCTGCGTACCCAGCCTGAACGCTTTGAACCGCTGTCGCGCGAGCGTTTACTGGCGGGTGCGATGATCCCGTCAGCCTGGTATGTGCAGGCACAGCGGTTCCGTCATCACTTTAAGCAGCAGATCCTGCCGCTGTTTGAGCAGTTCGACGTGCTGATCGCGCCCGCGACGCCGAGTACCGCAACGCTTATCGGCCAGGAAACTATGCACATCAATGGCACCGATCTGCCGATCCGCGCCAGCATGGGTATGCTGACGCAGCCGATCTCGTTCCTCGGCTTGCCGGTCACCACCGTGCCGC
- a CDS encoding transporter substrate-binding domain-containing protein — protein sequence MKKALLAMVGAALMLTQVTQAMADQLQDIEKRGVLRVAVPQDFPPFGSVGTDLQPQGYDIDMAKYLAKQMKLKLQLVPVTSANRVPYLQTDKVDLVISSMGKNPEREKVIAFSRAYAPFFLGVFGPKDAQLKDAAALSGKTIGVTRGAVEDMVLTDVAPKDTQLKRYEDNNTTLSAYLSGQVQYVATGNLVVAAIARQNADKAPVAKFMLKDSPCFIGMRKDEPALKTKVDALIEQAIKDKTLNGLSEEWLKAPLPADLGA from the coding sequence ATGAAGAAAGCATTACTGGCAATGGTTGGCGCGGCACTGATGTTGACGCAGGTGACGCAGGCAATGGCCGATCAGCTGCAGGACATTGAAAAACGTGGCGTTCTGCGCGTGGCCGTTCCTCAGGACTTCCCGCCATTTGGCTCAGTCGGCACCGATTTGCAGCCGCAGGGCTACGACATTGATATGGCGAAATACCTGGCGAAGCAGATGAAACTTAAGTTGCAGCTGGTGCCGGTGACCAGCGCCAACCGCGTGCCTTATCTGCAGACCGACAAGGTGGATCTGGTGATCTCCAGCATGGGTAAAAACCCGGAGCGTGAGAAAGTTATCGCCTTCAGCCGGGCCTATGCACCGTTCTTCCTCGGGGTGTTTGGACCGAAAGACGCGCAGCTGAAAGATGCCGCGGCGTTGAGCGGCAAAACCATTGGCGTGACGCGCGGTGCGGTGGAAGACATGGTGCTGACCGATGTGGCACCGAAAGACACCCAGCTGAAGCGTTATGAAGATAACAACACCACGCTGTCTGCCTACCTGTCGGGTCAGGTGCAGTACGTGGCGACCGGCAACCTGGTGGTGGCGGCGATTGCCCGCCAGAATGCCGACAAAGCGCCGGTGGCGAAATTTATGCTGAAAGATTCACCGTGCTTTATCGGCATGCGTAAAGATGAGCCGGCACTGAAAACCAAAGTCGACGCGCTGATTGAGCAGGCGATCAAAGACAAAACGCTGAACGGTCTGTCTGAAGAGTGGTTGAAAGCGCCACTGCCTGCAGATCTGGGCGCGTAA
- a CDS encoding amino acid ABC transporter permease, which produces MIGQLNFPALWPYWPELLSGLWVTIQLTVLATVGGVSLGILGAALRSGKPSLVSRLWGGYVELIRNTPFVVQLFFIVFGLPNLGLKLTAGEAALLAMLINLGAYSTEIIRAGIQVTPKGQWEAGRVLGLTRLQTFMRVVLPPSLKRIYPALVSQCIIVMLGSSVVSQVSYEELTFAANLIQSRTFLSFEVYLVTTLIYLALSIVMRQLLLAAGRKWLGSAQG; this is translated from the coding sequence ATGATTGGGCAACTGAACTTTCCCGCTCTTTGGCCCTACTGGCCGGAACTGCTTTCCGGCCTGTGGGTCACCATCCAGCTGACCGTACTGGCCACCGTGGGTGGCGTCTCGCTGGGGATCCTCGGCGCCGCGCTGCGTAGCGGCAAGCCTTCGCTGGTGAGTCGCCTGTGGGGCGGCTATGTCGAGCTGATCCGCAACACGCCGTTTGTGGTTCAGCTGTTCTTTATCGTCTTCGGCCTGCCAAATTTGGGGCTGAAGCTGACCGCTGGCGAGGCGGCGCTGCTGGCGATGCTGATTAACCTCGGCGCATACAGCACCGAGATTATCCGCGCCGGCATCCAGGTAACGCCGAAAGGGCAGTGGGAAGCCGGCCGCGTGTTGGGCTTAACCCGACTGCAAACCTTTATGCGGGTGGTGCTGCCGCCGTCGCTGAAGCGCATTTACCCGGCGCTGGTCAGCCAGTGCATTATCGTGATGCTCGGCTCGTCGGTGGTGTCGCAGGTCTCTTATGAAGAGCTGACCTTTGCCGCCAACCTGATCCAGTCGCGCACGTTTTTAAGTTTTGAAGTCTATCTGGTGACCACGCTGATCTATCTGGCGTTGTCGATTGTGATGCGTCAGCTGTTGCTGGCCGCAGGCCGTAAATGGTTAGGGAGCGCCCAGGGATGA